The Stappia sp. genome window below encodes:
- a CDS encoding sigma-54 dependent transcriptional regulator gives MESMHGAEGHIRLAVLDGDGTTRNLAGSVIDAMDHPCAAPMAFHSFEPFYAANTQSQPDVMIVDLEALAEDGYLSRLAAAHPQALLMAVSNGASLTRSLAAMEAGAHDVISLPVDPATVAEKIDRFLVQSARTDAKRRAAAGRSAAGRTPAGEAPVEAPVEAYVFEGFVGGSARMRDVYDQICRIAPSAAPVFVTGESGSGKELCAQAIHARSTRADKPFIAINCAAIPADLMESEIFGHVRGAFTGATDARAGAAEAADGGTLFLDEIGEMDLALQSKLLRFVQTGTVQRIGDTTQRRVNVRIVCATNRDPQAEIAAGRFREDLFYRLHVLPIRLPALRDRREDILPMARIFLERFAREEGRAFSGIAGCAGEKLLTYDWPGNVRQLENSLRQAVVMHDGEALTADMLPAFLLGEGLSSRLDPMPAPSSSAIRTRPVEIEPLWAQERRIIEDALAAFDGNIAKAAAALEISPSTIYRKRQSWNERLAPSGGARFTAFAG, from the coding sequence ATGGAATCCATGCATGGCGCTGAGGGGCACATTCGGCTCGCCGTTCTCGACGGCGACGGCACGACGCGCAACCTCGCGGGATCTGTCATCGACGCAATGGACCATCCTTGCGCCGCGCCGATGGCCTTTCACAGTTTCGAACCGTTCTATGCCGCCAACACGCAGTCGCAGCCGGACGTGATGATCGTCGACCTCGAGGCGCTGGCGGAGGATGGCTATCTGTCGCGTCTGGCGGCCGCGCATCCGCAGGCGCTGCTGATGGCGGTGAGCAACGGCGCATCGCTCACCCGCAGCCTCGCGGCGATGGAAGCCGGCGCCCACGACGTGATCTCGCTTCCCGTGGATCCGGCGACGGTGGCGGAGAAGATCGACCGCTTCCTGGTGCAAAGCGCGCGCACCGACGCCAAGCGGCGGGCGGCGGCGGGCCGAAGCGCCGCAGGCCGCACGCCGGCCGGCGAGGCCCCCGTCGAAGCCCCGGTCGAGGCCTATGTGTTCGAGGGCTTCGTCGGCGGATCGGCGCGCATGCGCGACGTCTACGACCAGATCTGCCGGATCGCCCCCTCCGCCGCGCCCGTCTTCGTGACCGGCGAGTCCGGCAGCGGCAAGGAACTGTGCGCCCAGGCCATCCACGCCCGCTCGACGCGCGCCGACAAACCCTTCATCGCGATCAATTGCGCGGCCATTCCCGCCGATCTGATGGAAAGCGAGATCTTCGGCCATGTGCGCGGCGCCTTCACCGGTGCCACGGACGCCCGCGCGGGTGCGGCCGAGGCCGCCGACGGGGGCACGCTGTTTCTCGACGAGATCGGCGAGATGGACCTCGCCCTGCAATCCAAGCTCCTGCGCTTCGTGCAGACCGGCACGGTGCAGCGCATCGGCGACACGACCCAGCGCCGCGTCAACGTGCGCATCGTCTGCGCCACCAACCGCGACCCGCAGGCGGAGATCGCCGCCGGCCGGTTCCGCGAGGATCTGTTCTACCGGCTGCACGTGCTGCCGATCCGCCTGCCGGCGCTGCGCGACCGGCGCGAGGACATCCTGCCGATGGCGCGGATCTTTCTGGAGCGCTTCGCGCGCGAGGAGGGACGTGCCTTCTCCGGCATCGCGGGCTGCGCCGGCGAGAAACTGCTCACCTACGACTGGCCGGGCAACGTCCGCCAGCTGGAAAACAGCCTGCGTCAGGCGGTGGTGATGCACGACGGCGAGGCGCTCACCGCCGACATGCTGCCCGCCTTCCTGCTCGGCGAAGGGCTGTCCTCGCGGCTCGACCCGATGCCGGCGCCCTCCTCGTCCGCGATCCGCACCCGCCCGGTCGAGATCGAACCGCTGTGGGCGCAGGAGCGGCGCATCATCGAGGATGCGCTCGCCGCCTTCGACGGGAACATCGCCAAGGCGGCGGCGGCGCTCGAGATCTCGCCGTCCACGATCTACCGCAAGCGGCAGTCCTGGAACGAACGCCTCGCGCCGTCCGGCGGAGCGCGATTCACCGCCTTCGCCGGTTAA
- a CDS encoding acyl-CoA thioesterase, producing the protein MAMPADTNAAGDIFGGWVLSQMDLAGGIAAGQRAAGRVVTISVERMTFIRPVKVGDVLCVYCAIGSVGRTSLKVAIEAWALRQNIGRREKVTDATFTFVAVDDEGRPRPVPEMALLSG; encoded by the coding sequence ATGGCCATGCCGGCCGACACCAATGCGGCCGGGGACATCTTCGGTGGATGGGTGCTGTCGCAGATGGATCTGGCGGGCGGGATCGCCGCCGGCCAGCGCGCCGCCGGGCGCGTTGTCACGATTTCCGTCGAGCGGATGACCTTCATCCGCCCGGTCAAGGTGGGCGACGTGCTCTGCGTCTATTGCGCGATCGGCAGCGTCGGCCGGACCTCGCTGAAGGTGGCGATCGAGGCCTGGGCGCTGCGCCAGAATATCGGCCGGCGCGAGAAGGTGACGGATGCCACCTTCACCTTCGTTGCCGTCGATGACGAGGGGCGCCCGCGTCCCGTGCCGGAGATGGCCTTGCTCTCCGGCTGA
- a CDS encoding TadE/TadG family type IV pilus assembly protein, with the protein MTKVRNPFRQFWRDRRGGIVVIFAIVAGLVVLIIGAGVDFLRAHNVKSSLQAAVDATALAANYDSDGLSEAKVKANAEAYFGAIYKGGDVDLDVSVSKGTVTVKATQGVGTMFGGVLGKETLDVGVQSQTVIGKSTFDVVMVLDNSGSMGGSKLRTLKTASEDFAETLFALNDNGDKKDRVKIGLVPFTSFVNIGGDKENEPWMDREGLSPIHWINFETRADGTPDPDEFESQYFYNGRPSRFTLFKQLNRTPWLGCVESRPVPYDVTDEVPDRRKPATLFVPMFAPDEPDGQFTRGWDRHQNDYIRDYSGGCDKNIWQEARKLGLPLWEYAQERMCKYRNQNRSFGNSYTKGPNYNCRTRPVTDLTINKNAILNDLKRMQANGSTNIHQGVMWGWRMLSPTPPFTSGRVVRPNSDDEHVRIMIVLSDGENFYQGQNSFNRTSIGAYGYGTEERMGNGVDDTWEIENAMDQRTALACENAKKDGISVYTVAFQINDPDTREMMRRCASSPNMAIDARSNSDLVDAFERFAEEISKLRLSK; encoded by the coding sequence ATGACAAAAGTGCGCAATCCCTTTCGGCAGTTCTGGCGCGACCGGCGCGGCGGCATCGTGGTGATCTTTGCCATCGTCGCGGGGCTGGTGGTGCTGATCATCGGCGCGGGCGTCGATTTCCTGCGCGCGCACAACGTCAAGTCCAGCCTCCAGGCGGCGGTGGACGCGACGGCGCTGGCCGCCAATTACGACAGCGACGGACTGTCGGAGGCCAAGGTCAAGGCCAATGCGGAAGCCTATTTCGGGGCGATCTACAAGGGCGGCGACGTCGATCTCGACGTCTCGGTGTCAAAGGGCACGGTGACGGTCAAGGCGACGCAGGGCGTCGGCACCATGTTCGGCGGGGTGCTGGGCAAGGAAACGCTCGACGTCGGCGTGCAGTCCCAGACGGTGATCGGCAAGAGCACCTTCGATGTCGTGATGGTGCTCGACAATTCCGGCTCGATGGGCGGCAGCAAGCTCAGGACGCTCAAGACCGCCTCCGAGGACTTCGCCGAGACGCTGTTCGCGCTCAACGACAACGGCGACAAGAAGGACCGGGTCAAGATCGGCCTGGTGCCCTTCACCTCCTTCGTCAACATCGGCGGTGACAAGGAGAACGAACCCTGGATGGATCGCGAGGGACTGTCGCCCATCCACTGGATCAATTTCGAGACCCGGGCCGACGGCACGCCGGACCCGGACGAATTCGAGAGCCAGTACTTCTACAACGGCAGGCCGAGCCGCTTCACCCTGTTCAAGCAGCTCAACCGCACGCCGTGGCTCGGCTGCGTGGAATCCCGCCCCGTTCCCTATGACGTGACCGACGAGGTGCCCGACCGGCGCAAGCCGGCCACCCTCTTCGTGCCGATGTTTGCGCCCGACGAGCCGGACGGCCAGTTCACCCGCGGCTGGGATCGCCACCAGAACGATTACATCCGCGACTATTCCGGCGGCTGCGACAAGAACATCTGGCAGGAGGCCCGCAAGCTCGGCCTGCCGCTCTGGGAATATGCGCAGGAGCGCATGTGCAAGTACCGCAATCAGAACAGGTCCTTCGGCAACAGCTACACGAAGGGACCGAACTACAACTGCCGCACCCGCCCGGTGACCGACCTCACGATCAACAAGAACGCGATCCTCAACGACCTGAAGCGGATGCAGGCGAACGGCAGCACCAACATCCACCAGGGCGTGATGTGGGGCTGGCGGATGCTGTCGCCGACCCCGCCTTTCACGAGCGGGCGCGTCGTGCGGCCGAATTCCGACGACGAACACGTCCGCATCATGATCGTTCTCTCCGACGGTGAGAATTTCTACCAGGGGCAGAACTCGTTCAACCGCACCAGCATCGGGGCCTATGGGTATGGCACCGAGGAGCGCATGGGCAACGGCGTCGACGACACCTGGGAGATCGAGAACGCGATGGACCAGCGCACCGCGCTCGCCTGCGAAAACGCCAAGAAGGACGGCATTTCGGTTTATACGGTGGCCTTCCAGATCAACGATCCGGACACGCGGGAGATGATGCGCCGCTGCGCCAGCAGCCCGAACATGGCCATCGACGCGCGCTCGAACTCCGATCTGGTCGATGCCTTCGAGCGCTTCGCCGAGGAAATCAGCAAGCTGCGGCTGTCGAAGTGA
- the groES gene encoding co-chaperone GroES encodes MKFRPLHDRVVVRRVESEEKTAGGIIIPDTAKEKPQEGEVVAVGPGARKDNGELITLDVKSGDRVLFGKWSGTEVKIDGEDLLIMKESDIMGVVG; translated from the coding sequence ATGAAGTTCCGCCCTTTGCATGATCGCGTCGTGGTCCGCCGCGTCGAGTCCGAGGAAAAGACCGCCGGTGGCATCATCATCCCCGACACCGCCAAGGAAAAGCCGCAGGAAGGCGAAGTCGTCGCCGTCGGCCCCGGCGCGCGCAAGGACAACGGCGAGCTGATCACCCTCGACGTCAAGTCCGGCGACCGCGTGCTGTTTGGCAAGTGGTCCGGCACCGAGGTCAAGATCGACGGTGAAGACCTTCTGATCATGAAGGAAAGCGACATCATGGGCGTGGTGGGCTAA
- a CDS encoding MFS transporter, with protein sequence MTQFLPIAALLAGSALLLLAGGLHGLLLPLRGSIEGFSDTALGLLGTGWAIGYVAGCLLTPHVVKRVGHIRTFGVFCSTAGIVVLLNLLILHPAGWVPLRALSGFCFAGAAMVVESWLNERATTNTRGRIFGLYTMINLAATTIGQMLLTLGDPAGFVFFVVGSIVYSLALLPTALSTAAAPAPLAQAELDITALWRNSPVAVISIFLVGVSNSAFGTLGAVYGRQIGLSVTSIATMMSAALLAGALIQIPVGLLSDRMDRRYVLIAIAALACAIGGMLAAGGLLPPGLVIALVSAFGGMIYAMYPVIVAHASDHAAPGDFLKVSGGLLLMFGIGSVIGPLAAALVMSVTTPQGLFAVTSVAHGALLLFALWRITRREAIAPADREDFVAMASAARFATPETMALDPRAEADTTDPSEPPAEDLDDDPRS encoded by the coding sequence ATGACCCAGTTCCTGCCCATCGCCGCGCTTCTGGCCGGCTCCGCCCTCCTTCTGCTCGCCGGCGGGCTGCACGGCCTTTTGCTGCCGCTGCGCGGCTCCATCGAGGGCTTTTCGGACACCGCCCTCGGCCTGCTGGGAACGGGCTGGGCAATCGGCTATGTCGCCGGCTGCCTGCTGACGCCGCATGTGGTGAAGCGCGTCGGCCACATCCGCACCTTCGGCGTGTTCTGCTCCACCGCCGGGATCGTCGTCCTGCTCAACCTGCTGATCCTGCATCCGGCCGGCTGGGTGCCGCTCAGGGCGCTGTCGGGATTCTGTTTCGCCGGCGCGGCGATGGTGGTGGAAAGCTGGCTCAACGAACGCGCCACCACCAACACGCGCGGACGGATCTTCGGCCTCTACACGATGATCAATCTGGCCGCGACGACCATCGGCCAGATGCTGCTGACGCTCGGCGATCCGGCGGGCTTCGTGTTCTTCGTGGTCGGCTCGATCGTCTATTCGCTGGCGCTTCTGCCGACCGCCCTGTCGACGGCCGCCGCCCCCGCCCCGCTCGCGCAGGCCGAGCTCGACATCACCGCGCTCTGGCGCAACTCGCCGGTGGCGGTGATCAGCATCTTCCTCGTCGGCGTATCGAACAGCGCCTTCGGCACGCTCGGCGCGGTCTACGGGCGGCAGATCGGCCTGTCGGTGACCAGCATCGCCACCATGATGTCGGCCGCGCTGCTCGCCGGCGCGCTGATCCAGATCCCCGTGGGTCTGCTCTCCGACCGCATGGACCGGCGCTATGTGCTGATCGCCATCGCGGCGCTCGCCTGCGCCATCGGCGGCATGCTCGCGGCCGGCGGGCTGCTGCCGCCCGGCCTCGTCATCGCTCTTGTCTCCGCCTTCGGCGGCATGATCTACGCCATGTATCCGGTGATCGTCGCGCATGCGAGCGACCACGCCGCGCCCGGCGATTTCCTCAAGGTGAGCGGCGGCCTGCTGCTGATGTTCGGCATCGGCTCGGTCATCGGCCCGCTCGCCGCCGCGCTGGTGATGAGCGTGACGACCCCGCAGGGCCTGTTCGCGGTTACCTCCGTTGCCCATGGGGCGCTGTTGCTGTTCGCCCTGTGGCGGATCACACGGCGCGAGGCCATCGCGCCGGCGGACCGCGAGGACTTCGTGGCGATGGCCTCGGCGGCCCGTTTCGCAACGCCCGAGACCATGGCGCTGGACCCCCGCGCGGAAGCCGACACCACGGACCCGAGTGAGCCGCCGGCCGAGGACCTGGACGACGATCCGCGCAGCTGA
- the groL gene encoding chaperonin GroEL (60 kDa chaperone family; promotes refolding of misfolded polypeptides especially under stressful conditions; forms two stacked rings of heptamers to form a barrel-shaped 14mer; ends can be capped by GroES; misfolded proteins enter the barrel where they are refolded when GroES binds), protein MAAKEVKFSADARERMLKGVDTLANAVKVTLGPKGRNVVLDKAFGAPRITKDGVSVAKEIELEDKFENMGAQMVREVASKTNDVAGDGTTTATVLAQAIVKEGAKAVAAGMNPMDLKRGVDLAAQAAVKDLEARSKTITTSDEVAQVGTISANGDKQVGDDIAKAMQKVGNEGVITVEEAKSLETELEVVEGMQFDRGYLSPYFVTNAEKMIADLEKPYILLHEKKLSNLQAMLPILESVVQSSRPLLIIAEDVEGEALATLVVNKLRGGLKIAAVKAPGFGDRRKAMLEDIAVLTGGTVISEDLGIKLENVTLDMLGTAEKVEITKETTTIVDGAGAKEDIEGRVAQIKAQIEETTSDYDREKLQERLAKLAGGVAVIRVGGATEVEVKEKKDRVDDALNATRAAVEEGIVPGGGTALLRAKKAVEGLTSDNPDIMAGIKIVLRALEAPIRQIAENAGVEGSIVVGKILENPDENFGFNAQSEEYVDMIAAGIIDPTKVVRTALQDAASVAGLLITTEAMVAELPKKDGGAPAMPGGGMGGMDF, encoded by the coding sequence ATGGCTGCCAAGGAAGTCAAGTTTTCCGCCGATGCCCGCGAGCGCATGCTCAAGGGCGTCGACACGCTCGCCAACGCGGTGAAGGTCACGCTCGGCCCGAAGGGTCGCAACGTCGTGCTCGACAAGGCCTTCGGTGCCCCGCGCATCACCAAGGACGGCGTGTCGGTCGCCAAGGAAATCGAGCTTGAGGACAAGTTCGAGAACATGGGCGCGCAGATGGTGCGCGAAGTCGCCTCCAAGACGAACGACGTCGCGGGCGACGGCACCACCACCGCGACCGTGCTGGCCCAGGCGATCGTCAAGGAAGGCGCCAAGGCCGTGGCCGCCGGCATGAACCCGATGGACCTGAAGCGCGGCGTCGATCTCGCCGCCCAGGCCGCGGTGAAGGATCTGGAGGCCCGCTCCAAGACCATCACCACCTCCGACGAGGTTGCCCAGGTCGGCACCATCTCGGCCAACGGCGACAAGCAGGTCGGCGACGACATCGCCAAGGCGATGCAGAAGGTCGGCAACGAGGGTGTGATCACCGTCGAGGAAGCCAAGTCGCTCGAGACCGAGCTCGAGGTCGTCGAGGGCATGCAGTTCGACCGCGGTTACCTGTCGCCGTACTTCGTGACCAACGCCGAGAAGATGATCGCGGATCTGGAGAAGCCCTACATTCTCCTGCACGAGAAGAAGCTCTCCAACCTGCAGGCCATGCTGCCGATCCTGGAGTCGGTCGTGCAGTCCAGCCGTCCGCTGCTCATCATCGCCGAGGACGTCGAGGGCGAGGCGCTCGCCACCCTCGTGGTCAACAAGCTGCGTGGCGGCCTGAAGATCGCCGCCGTCAAGGCTCCGGGCTTCGGTGACCGCCGCAAGGCCATGCTCGAGGACATCGCCGTCCTGACCGGCGGCACGGTGATTTCCGAGGATCTCGGCATCAAGCTCGAGAACGTGACGCTCGACATGCTCGGCACCGCCGAGAAGGTCGAGATCACCAAGGAGACCACGACCATCGTCGATGGCGCCGGCGCCAAGGAAGACATCGAGGGCCGCGTCGCGCAGATCAAGGCGCAGATCGAGGAGACCACCTCGGACTACGACCGCGAGAAGCTCCAGGAGCGCCTGGCCAAGCTCGCCGGCGGCGTCGCGGTGATCCGCGTCGGCGGCGCGACCGAGGTCGAGGTGAAGGAGAAGAAGGACCGCGTCGACGACGCCCTCAACGCGACCCGCGCGGCCGTGGAGGAAGGCATCGTCCCGGGCGGCGGCACCGCGCTTCTGCGCGCCAAGAAGGCCGTCGAGGGCCTCACCTCCGACAACCCGGACATCATGGCCGGCATCAAGATCGTGCTGCGCGCGCTTGAGGCCCCGATCCGCCAGATCGCCGAGAACGCCGGCGTGGAAGGCTCGATCGTGGTCGGCAAGATCCTCGAGAACCCGGACGAGAACTTCGGCTTCAACGCGCAGAGCGAAGAGTACGTCGACATGATCGCGGCCGGCATCATCGACCCGACCAAAGTCGTGCGCACCGCGCTCCAGGATGCGGCCTCCGTCGCCGGCCTGCTCATCACCACCGAAGCGATGGTGGCCGAGCTGCCGAAGAAGGATGGCGGCGCGCCGGCGATGCCGGGCGGCGGCATGGGCGGCATGGACTTCTAA
- a CDS encoding SlyX family protein, producing MTSDTDARLEKLETDLAHAQLAIDELNDVVTRQAGQIDLLTRKLAALEDHMDELEDASARNAPGVKPPHY from the coding sequence ATGACCAGCGACACCGACGCCCGCCTCGAAAAACTCGAAACCGATCTCGCCCATGCCCAGCTCGCCATCGACGAGTTGAACGATGTGGTGACGCGGCAAGCCGGGCAGATCGATCTGCTCACCCGCAAGCTCGCCGCGCTCGAAGACCACATGGACGAGCTGGAGGACGCCAGCGCGCGCAATGCGCCCGGCGTCAAGCCACCGCATTACTGA